A region from the Peromyscus maniculatus bairdii isolate BWxNUB_F1_BW_parent chromosome 5, HU_Pman_BW_mat_3.1, whole genome shotgun sequence genome encodes:
- the Rln3 gene encoding relaxin-3: protein MATLGLLLLASWALTGTLQLQADARPAPYGVKLCGREFIRAVIFTCGGSRWRRADILAHDSLGDFFPDAEANTDHLASELDEAVGSSEWLALTKSPQAFYGSRPSWQGAPGAVRGSRDVLAGLSSSCCEWGCSKSQISSLC from the exons ATGGCAACGCtcgggctgctgctgctggcttcctgggctctcactgggactctgCAGCTGCAGGCTGATGCGAGGCCAGCGCCCTATGGAGTGAAGTTGTGTGGCCGCGAGTTCATCCGAGCGGTCATCTTCACCTGCGGGGGCTCACGATGGCGCAGGGCAGACATCTTGGCCCACGACTCtctgg GGGACTTCTTCCCGGATGCAGAAGCCAACACGGACCACTTGGCCAGCGAACTGGACGAAGCTGTGGGCTCCAGCGAGTGGCTAGCCCTGACCAAATCCCCCCAGGCCTTCTATGGTAGCCGACCCAGCTGGCAAGGGGCGCCCGGAGCGGTGAGGGGCAGCAGAGATGTCCTGGCTGGCCTTTCCAGCAGCTGCTGCGAGTGGGGCTGTAGCAAGAGCCAAATTAGCAGCTTGTGCTAG